One Chryseobacterium wanjuense genomic region harbors:
- a CDS encoding nuclear transport factor 2 family protein — MKKTLTEDKIQLKELIDQVSILGDQKDFNNQVQLFTENALSETRAEGKVIMELKGRDVMAKAFAEFLKDVETVYHFNGQSLFTIKGDEATGTCYCLITLISNQKDKKIRTTIGAVYNDHYVLHDHQWLIDKRIGDFLWQEKCEIHSSEL, encoded by the coding sequence ATGAAAAAGACATTAACAGAAGACAAAATACAGCTCAAAGAGCTTATAGACCAAGTATCCATTTTGGGAGACCAAAAAGATTTCAACAACCAGGTACAGCTTTTTACAGAGAACGCCCTATCAGAAACCAGAGCAGAAGGTAAAGTTATTATGGAATTAAAAGGACGCGATGTTATGGCTAAGGCTTTCGCAGAATTTCTTAAAGATGTGGAGACCGTTTACCATTTTAACGGACAATCCCTATTTACCATCAAAGGAGATGAGGCTACAGGCACCTGTTATTGCCTGATCACATTGATCAGCAATCAAAAAGACAAGAAGATCAGGACTACCATAGGAGCTGTTTACAATGATCACTATGTCCTTCACGATCATCAATGGCTTATTGACAAGCGCATAGGAGATTTTTTGTGGCAAGAAAAATGCGAAATTCACTCTTCCGAATTATAG
- a CDS encoding DoxX family protein, whose translation MNKQSKSKKTVNILKVIFQVLLFFILGWAGMMKFFNSDDLPFPWIKDHPQLVLITGVFDILGSIGIVLSPIFGLKSKITVLSSIGIIFLMLSAIVFHVLRHETGDITFNLLMMAMAGFIIWAETKNN comes from the coding sequence ATGAACAAGCAGTCAAAATCAAAAAAAACCGTCAACATCCTAAAGGTGATATTTCAAGTTCTCCTTTTTTTTATATTGGGATGGGCAGGAATGATGAAATTTTTTAATTCGGATGATCTTCCTTTTCCCTGGATTAAAGATCATCCCCAATTAGTTCTTATTACCGGAGTTTTTGACATTCTGGGAAGTATTGGAATTGTTCTATCCCCCATTTTTGGTTTAAAAAGTAAAATTACAGTCCTCTCCTCCATTGGAATCATTTTTTTGATGCTGTCAGCAATTGTTTTTCATGTACTTAGACATGAAACGGGCGATATTACATTTAACCTTCTTATGATGGCTATGGCCGGATTTATCATTTGGGCTGAAACAAAAAATAATTAA
- a CDS encoding winged helix-turn-helix transcriptional regulator, giving the protein MLSIQDALEAVEGRWKLLILFSLSEKPKRFKEISREVRGITDKTLSKELKSLEANKLLRREVFSTFPPRVEYSITEHGLSLGKVLDELHFWGLLHRSIVLNDN; this is encoded by the coding sequence ATGTTATCTATACAGGATGCATTAGAAGCTGTAGAAGGCCGATGGAAATTGCTCATATTATTTTCATTATCGGAGAAACCAAAACGTTTTAAAGAAATTTCCCGCGAGGTCAGAGGAATTACCGATAAAACCTTATCGAAAGAATTAAAAAGCCTTGAAGCAAACAAGCTTCTGAGACGTGAGGTTTTCAGTACATTTCCACCCAGAGTTGAATATTCAATCACAGAGCATGGGTTGTCTTTAGGTAAAGTTCTGGATGAATTGCATTTCTGGGGATTACTTCATAGAAGTATTGTGCTTAATGATAATTAA
- a CDS encoding Crp/Fnr family transcriptional regulator yields MLDIFKKHITKFAQVSDDEFEEIKKFFDTKEVAKKENLLEEGQICRHYYFVLSGLLRKFYINEKGTEQTTEFAIETWWLTDNFAYENQVRTEFYIQAVEKSIVLYITQDKQEKLLKEFPVMERYFRFIYQRAYAAAQKRIKFLFSFSKEEFYFQAVRNHPEFVQRVPQYLIASYLGFTPEYLSEIRKRLLS; encoded by the coding sequence ATGTTGGATATATTTAAAAAGCATATAACCAAATTCGCACAAGTCTCTGACGATGAATTTGAAGAAATTAAAAAATTCTTTGATACGAAAGAGGTGGCTAAAAAAGAAAACTTATTAGAGGAAGGACAAATCTGCAGACATTATTATTTTGTTTTGAGCGGCTTGTTGCGAAAGTTTTACATCAACGAAAAAGGCACTGAGCAAACCACTGAATTTGCCATTGAAACCTGGTGGCTTACCGATAACTTTGCCTACGAAAACCAAGTCCGTACGGAATTCTATATTCAGGCTGTAGAAAAATCTATTGTACTTTACATCACTCAAGATAAGCAGGAAAAACTATTGAAAGAATTTCCGGTAATGGAACGCTATTTTCGTTTTATTTACCAGCGGGCTTATGCAGCGGCTCAAAAGCGTATCAAATTTCTTTTTTCGTTTTCGAAAGAAGAATTTTATTTCCAAGCTGTAAGAAATCATCCCGAATTTGTGCAACGTGTTCCCCAATACTTAATCGCTTCATATCTGGGGTTTACTCCCGAGTATTTAAGCGAAATCCGAAAGAGGCTTCTTTCTTAA
- a CDS encoding carboxymuconolactone decarboxylase family protein — translation MQKRFNIKEVSPNALKAMVGLEIYLSQASISKTTKELIKIRASQINGCAYCINTHTQDAIKNGETSQRIFLLNVWRETEDIFTEEEKVVLAITEEITLIHQNGLSDETYSNALQFFSETQIADIITAVITINLWNRVVLSTHLLIGQSLA, via the coding sequence ATGCAAAAACGATTTAACATTAAAGAAGTTTCTCCAAATGCACTAAAAGCGATGGTTGGTTTAGAAATCTATCTTTCACAGGCATCTATATCCAAGACCACCAAAGAGCTTATAAAAATCCGTGCTTCACAAATCAACGGCTGTGCGTATTGTATCAACACTCACACTCAGGACGCAATTAAAAATGGCGAAACAAGCCAGCGTATTTTTCTATTGAATGTCTGGAGAGAAACAGAGGATATTTTTACGGAAGAAGAAAAAGTAGTATTGGCAATAACGGAAGAAATTACATTAATCCATCAAAATGGATTATCAGATGAAACCTATTCAAACGCCTTACAATTTTTTAGCGAAACCCAAATTGCAGATATTATAACTGCCGTCATTACCATCAATCTTTGGAACAGGGTTGTATTAAGCACCCACCTGCTGATAGGACAAAGTCTTGCATAA
- a CDS encoding SDR family oxidoreductase — protein MTTQKNKSDLMGKIALVTGGTKGIGLAIANRLAESGAKVIVTARHQPKENLEHYFIASDLTKAEDVSRLTEQITEKFGTVDILIDNIGGLTTPGGGFSALTDKHWEDEIQFNLLAAIRLDRAILPKMIDQKSGVIIHISTGSSKLPIWDINMAYAVSKAALNSYSKALSTEVARHGIRVLTVLPGAVKTPMMVEFVEGIAKSAGISVEEATTGLFSKIGGVPLERMGEPEEIAELVNFLASPAASYMTGSTYAVDGGSTPTV, from the coding sequence ATGACAACACAAAAAAACAAATCAGACCTAATGGGTAAAATTGCCTTGGTAACGGGAGGAACAAAAGGAATTGGTTTAGCAATCGCAAACAGACTTGCTGAATCGGGAGCAAAAGTTATTGTCACAGCGCGCCATCAGCCAAAAGAAAATTTGGAACATTATTTTATTGCCTCAGACCTGACAAAAGCTGAAGATGTTTCCAGGCTCACGGAACAAATCACAGAAAAATTTGGAACAGTTGATATCCTGATAGACAATATCGGCGGACTTACAACACCCGGAGGAGGCTTCAGTGCCTTGACGGATAAGCATTGGGAGGACGAGATCCAATTTAACCTTTTGGCCGCCATCCGGTTGGACAGAGCGATCCTTCCCAAAATGATCGATCAGAAAAGCGGCGTAATCATTCATATTTCCACCGGCAGCAGCAAATTACCGATCTGGGATATCAATATGGCCTATGCCGTTTCAAAAGCCGCGTTGAACAGTTACAGCAAAGCCCTTTCTACGGAAGTTGCCCGTCATGGGATTCGCGTACTTACGGTATTGCCGGGAGCAGTTAAAACACCTATGATGGTTGAATTTGTAGAAGGTATTGCAAAATCGGCAGGTATTTCGGTAGAAGAGGCCACTACCGGATTATTCAGTAAAATAGGAGGCGTTCCATTGGAGAGGATGGGCGAGCCTGAAGAGATTGCGGAACTGGTGAATTTCTTGGCATCACCGGCAGCATCTTATATGACGGGATCCACCTACGCAGTTGATGGCGGCAGTACACCAACGGTTTAA
- a CDS encoding TetR/AcrR family transcriptional regulator, which translates to MARNIEFNEEVAIQKAMNVFWEKGYYATSMRDLTDAMKINSSSLYNTIGDKHQLFLKCIDHYIEVKKKNLTERIIEGKSPLRILEDFLHDSVTAIANDSNPCMVVKTAFEVAQKDKTVQLLLQKDTTFTHSFLVDLIEKAVASKEMNIHTTPAILADFLISSFSGWYEMYLINKDPQQIKSIAGYIIKQILK; encoded by the coding sequence ATGGCTAGAAATATTGAATTCAATGAAGAAGTGGCAATCCAGAAAGCGATGAACGTTTTTTGGGAGAAAGGCTATTATGCTACTTCCATGCGGGATCTTACGGATGCTATGAAAATCAACAGCAGCAGCCTTTACAATACTATTGGCGACAAACATCAATTGTTTTTGAAGTGTATTGATCATTATATTGAAGTAAAGAAAAAAAATCTGACTGAAAGGATTATTGAGGGCAAATCGCCGCTTCGAATTTTAGAGGATTTCCTACATGATTCTGTTACCGCAATTGCAAATGATTCAAATCCATGTATGGTGGTAAAAACAGCTTTTGAAGTTGCCCAGAAGGATAAAACTGTACAATTGCTGCTTCAGAAGGACACGACGTTTACACATTCCTTTTTAGTTGATCTTATTGAAAAAGCTGTAGCTTCAAAGGAAATGAATATTCACACTACGCCTGCCATTTTAGCCGATTTTCTCATCAGCTCATTTTCAGGTTGGTACGAAATGTACCTCATCAATAAAGATCCCCAGCAGATTAAAAGTATAGCCGGGTACATCATAAAGCAAATCTTGAAATAA
- a CDS encoding ABC transporter substrate-binding protein → MKSRILLLFAFCALISCKREPKNSSAESISISNLVEYKEQNGVLHLKSGNFNYNFKQNQVPFKKIILLNASMAGYISALGAENLVVGVSSPEYIYSEKIQSLLKEGKIQNVGNEQKYDVEKIISLQPDAIFTNHIASFDNTYQLLKNNGIQVIFLDEYMEQKPLEKTAYIKLFGKLFGKEKEAETQYLEVEKNYNALKQLALQAKEKPTVLASEMYGDIWYLPGGKTSVAHFISDANAHYILKGNAEEKAVTMSFEEVFAKSDAVQYWVNAGNHVSKKEMLVMNPFYAKLNVFNKGKIYVITGRERAKANDFFESGIIRSDLVLKDYIKIFHPELLPDYQLTYMKELQ, encoded by the coding sequence ATGAAATCAAGAATTTTACTTTTATTTGCCTTCTGCGCGCTAATCTCTTGTAAAAGAGAACCAAAAAATTCATCTGCAGAATCGATTTCCATCTCAAATCTGGTTGAATATAAAGAACAGAATGGTGTTTTACACTTAAAATCGGGAAATTTTAATTATAATTTTAAACAAAATCAGGTTCCGTTCAAGAAAATTATTTTGCTTAATGCAAGTATGGCCGGATATATTTCAGCATTGGGAGCGGAAAATCTGGTGGTCGGAGTTTCAAGCCCGGAATATATTTATTCTGAAAAAATTCAGAGCTTATTAAAGGAAGGAAAAATTCAAAATGTCGGAAATGAACAGAAATATGACGTTGAAAAAATCATTTCTTTACAGCCTGATGCCATTTTTACCAATCATATCGCGAGTTTCGACAATACCTATCAATTATTGAAAAACAATGGAATTCAAGTGATTTTCCTTGATGAATACATGGAACAAAAACCATTGGAAAAAACAGCTTATATAAAACTTTTCGGAAAGCTTTTCGGCAAAGAAAAAGAAGCGGAAACTCAATATCTGGAAGTTGAGAAAAATTATAACGCATTAAAACAATTAGCCTTACAAGCAAAAGAAAAGCCAACCGTTTTGGCAAGTGAAATGTACGGAGATATCTGGTATCTTCCGGGTGGGAAAACTTCGGTAGCCCATTTTATTTCTGATGCCAATGCCCATTATATTTTAAAAGGAAATGCAGAAGAAAAAGCCGTTACCATGAGCTTTGAAGAGGTTTTTGCAAAGTCAGACGCTGTGCAATATTGGGTAAATGCAGGAAATCATGTTTCAAAAAAAGAAATGCTGGTCATGAATCCTTTTTATGCTAAATTAAATGTCTTTAATAAAGGTAAAATATACGTCATCACAGGTCGGGAAAGGGCAAAAGCCAACGATTTTTTCGAAAGCGGAATCATAAGATCCGACCTTGTTTTAAAGGATTATATTAAAATTTTTCATCCTGAGCTTTTACCGGATTATCAATTAACTTACATGAAAGAGTTACAATAA
- the mtgA gene encoding monofunctional biosynthetic peptidoglycan transglycosylase translates to MWKRIKQIIFILLILNVVFIIWGRFFNPPITITQIGGLFEYGRLQRDYISYDEMGDKVKKAVIVSEDQKFFSHNGFDYTAIEKAMKHNEKGKKIRGGSTISQQTAKNVFLWQGRSWLRKGLEAIYTFIIEKVWSKDIILERYLNSIEMGQGVFGVEAASQYYFGKSAKNLTTSEAAWIAAILPNPKKYDPKNPSAYLRKKHNWIMRQMRNVSLK, encoded by the coding sequence ATGTGGAAAAGAATTAAACAAATTATATTCATTCTTCTGATCCTGAATGTAGTATTTATCATTTGGGGAAGATTTTTCAATCCGCCCATTACCATTACGCAGATCGGCGGACTTTTCGAATACGGAAGGCTGCAGAGAGACTATATTTCCTATGACGAAATGGGAGATAAAGTAAAAAAAGCCGTGATTGTCTCCGAAGACCAGAAGTTTTTTTCGCATAATGGCTTCGATTATACTGCGATCGAAAAGGCAATGAAACACAACGAAAAGGGCAAAAAAATCAGGGGGGGAAGTACAATTTCCCAGCAAACTGCAAAAAATGTTTTCCTTTGGCAGGGCAGAAGCTGGCTCAGAAAAGGGCTTGAAGCGATCTATACTTTTATTATCGAAAAAGTCTGGAGCAAAGATATTATCCTTGAAAGATACCTGAATTCTATCGAAATGGGACAGGGCGTTTTCGGGGTGGAAGCCGCTTCACAGTATTATTTCGGAAAATCTGCCAAGAATCTTACCACTTCTGAAGCAGCCTGGATTGCAGCCATATTGCCAAATCCAAAGAAATATGACCCGAAAAATCCCTCGGCATATTTGAGAAAGAAACATAACTGGATCATGAGGCAAATGAGGAATGTGAGTTTGAAATAG
- a CDS encoding recombinase, whose amino-acid sequence MKLFTSSTNFDSVLKKYFSFRNETLSLEPFAEFMDSVKRADFKDVLLFFQNNKELTENFKYYLHHIFLGRSFNLSLTEANVLSENAFVPELKKRILNKILPPVVNEKTVWYMIDNVSVRPRKDLEYLHNLPENEIDELFKILGISDFIINPNIKKEMIFSMNILSWRVTGAAMEVEVVRMAPEYRNFDNPFLALQNELEDLADELERNPDLQLDSKNSRYKQIKIYVEQCLEFVNISFKNSSKYGISGKINQSLLKIRQQIQRIYEIVQLLVIDREEDILTNSKNLVFNILNYKSHKNNISDLINDSTRLISHLITNHTAETGAHYITSTRKEYMRMFYKASGGGIIVGALCVLKMLYGYVPGSDFSHAFLYSMNYAMGFIMIYLMGFTLATKQPAMTAATMTKVLADEGNNKSNHTEFAHLVSKLFRSQFIAFIGNVLLAFPVALLIIYGLDVFFSENLAVERSDKLLKDLNPFESKAILHASIAGFYLFISGIISGNIGNNSVFYQIPERIAKNLSIRRFFGKKFAKGLSKYYAKNWPGIISNFWFGVFLGATAPVGLFFGLDLDIRHITFAAGNFAIGLYGKDFSVDSYTFWLSFGTVFLIGFFNFLVSFSLSMFLAFRSRKLNFGQVSEIYKEIFRYFIKHPFKFFFPLRSRLDKKADDLMSSTIPTKSEDH is encoded by the coding sequence ATGAAACTCTTTACTTCCAGTACAAATTTTGACTCCGTTCTTAAAAAATATTTTTCTTTTAGGAATGAAACCCTTTCTCTGGAGCCATTTGCCGAATTTATGGACAGTGTAAAAAGGGCGGATTTTAAAGATGTGCTTCTTTTTTTTCAGAATAATAAAGAATTAACTGAAAATTTTAAATATTACCTTCACCATATTTTTCTAGGAAGATCATTTAATCTTTCCCTCACGGAAGCAAATGTTTTGTCTGAAAATGCTTTCGTTCCCGAACTTAAAAAAAGGATTCTTAATAAAATTTTACCACCTGTTGTCAACGAAAAAACCGTTTGGTATATGATTGACAATGTGAGTGTAAGACCTAGAAAAGATCTTGAATATCTTCATAATCTGCCTGAGAATGAGATTGATGAATTGTTTAAAATCTTAGGAATTTCCGATTTTATTATCAATCCCAATATCAAAAAAGAAATGATTTTCTCTATGAATATCCTTTCTTGGCGGGTGACGGGAGCAGCGATGGAAGTGGAAGTTGTAAGAATGGCTCCTGAATACAGGAACTTCGACAACCCATTTTTGGCACTGCAGAACGAACTGGAAGATCTCGCAGATGAACTGGAAAGAAATCCCGATCTGCAGCTGGATTCAAAAAACAGCCGTTACAAACAGATTAAAATTTATGTTGAACAATGTTTGGAATTTGTAAATATTTCCTTTAAAAATTCATCTAAATATGGTATTTCAGGGAAAATTAATCAGTCACTTTTAAAAATCCGTCAACAGATTCAAAGAATTTATGAGATTGTTCAGTTGTTGGTAATCGATCGTGAAGAAGATATTTTAACGAATTCTAAAAATCTGGTTTTTAATATTTTAAATTATAAATCACACAAAAATAATATCTCAGATCTCATCAACGATAGTACGAGATTGATCTCACATTTGATCACCAATCATACCGCAGAAACCGGTGCACATTACATCACTTCGACCCGCAAAGAATATATGAGAATGTTCTACAAAGCCAGTGGTGGTGGGATTATTGTGGGGGCTCTCTGTGTTTTGAAAATGCTGTATGGTTATGTGCCGGGAAGTGATTTTTCACATGCCTTTTTATATTCCATGAACTATGCGATGGGATTTATCATGATCTATCTTATGGGTTTCACGTTGGCGACAAAACAGCCGGCGATGACGGCTGCAACGATGACTAAGGTTCTTGCCGACGAAGGAAATAACAAAAGCAATCACACCGAATTTGCGCATTTGGTTTCAAAATTATTCAGAAGTCAGTTTATCGCCTTTATAGGGAATGTTTTACTGGCTTTTCCTGTAGCTTTGTTAATAATTTACGGTTTGGATGTATTTTTTTCGGAGAATCTTGCGGTTGAAAGATCAGATAAATTATTAAAAGATCTGAATCCTTTTGAGTCTAAAGCGATCCTCCATGCCAGTATTGCAGGTTTTTATCTTTTTATTTCAGGAATTATTTCAGGAAATATCGGGAATAATTCGGTTTTTTATCAGATTCCGGAGCGGATAGCAAAAAATTTATCAATCAGAAGGTTTTTTGGTAAAAAATTCGCAAAAGGTTTATCTAAATATTATGCTAAAAACTGGCCGGGAATTATCTCCAATTTTTGGTTCGGGGTTTTTCTGGGGGCAACAGCGCCTGTAGGGTTATTCTTTGGCTTGGATCTGGATATCCGTCACATTACTTTTGCTGCCGGAAACTTCGCAATCGGCTTGTACGGAAAAGACTTTTCAGTGGATTCTTATACTTTCTGGCTTTCTTTCGGAACAGTTTTCCTGATCGGATTCTTTAATTTTTTAGTGAGTTTCAGCTTATCCATGTTTTTAGCATTCAGGTCAAGAAAGTTGAATTTTGGACAGGTAAGTGAGATTTATAAAGAAATTTTCAGGTATTTTATAAAGCACCCGTTTAAATTTTTCTTTCCGTTACGTTCAAGATTAGACAAAAAAGCGGACGATCTTATGAGCAGTACGATTCCTACAAAATCTGAAGATCATTAA
- a CDS encoding four helix bundle protein, translating into MIGAGFEMQESGFEDEDFGVGISRFDNSNEEWTMNFRYNLDTYTTQMSYKNLDIYKISFNLFLKAHKASFLLPKYELFELGSQLRRSSDSVITNIVEGYGRSVYKNDYIRFLVFSHASNDETINHLDKIIALYPEFSAEFGILKQEYDLLGGKINNYKKWVKENWIENKP; encoded by the coding sequence GTGATAGGTGCGGGATTCGAGATGCAAGAATCGGGATTCGAGGATGAAGATTTCGGAGTTGGGATTTCGAGATTTGATAATAGTAATGAAGAATGGACTATGAATTTTAGATATAATTTAGATACATATACTACACAAATGAGTTACAAAAATTTAGACATTTACAAAATTTCTTTTAATTTGTTTTTAAAAGCACACAAGGCTTCTTTCTTGCTCCCAAAATATGAATTGTTTGAGCTGGGAAGTCAGCTGAGAAGGTCATCAGATTCTGTTATTACCAATATTGTAGAAGGATATGGTAGATCAGTTTATAAAAATGATTACATTCGTTTTCTGGTTTTCAGTCATGCAAGTAATGATGAAACTATCAACCATTTAGATAAAATTATAGCATTATATCCTGAATTTTCAGCTGAGTTCGGAATTTTAAAACAAGAATATGATTTATTAGGTGGAAAAATCAATAATTATAAAAAATGGGTAAAAGAAAATTGGATTGAAAATAAACCTTGA
- the recF gene encoding DNA replication/repair protein RecF (All proteins in this family for which functions are known are DNA-binding proteins that assist the filamentation of RecA onto DNA for the initiation of recombination or recombinational repair.): MIIKKLSLYNFKNHSEKKFEFSPQINCFVGNNGVGKTNILDALHYLSVGKSFLGNTDINNIKADEDFFTIDAEVQNEESEDIIKISQPKEAKKIIKKNDKNYDRLADHIGYLPSVMISPYDSNLISDSGESRRKFLDSMISQTDSEYLFDLIQYQKTIQQRNALLKYFSKNRIWDKDSLDIYDDPITRFGTKIFIKRRNFVEKLNPIVQNFYQIISGGKESVSVIYESHLFEDFDQNQPEKKFYDLLKESLERDRMLTYTSKGIHKDDLLFEMDSVLIKKIGSQGQQKSFLISLKLAQMSLIKELTKKTPILLLDDIFDKLDDHRVSQLIELVNQENFGQIFITDTHRERTESVVKKINEESIIFEV; the protein is encoded by the coding sequence ATGATAATTAAGAAGCTTTCCCTGTACAATTTCAAAAACCATTCTGAAAAAAAATTCGAATTTTCGCCACAAATCAATTGTTTTGTGGGAAATAACGGCGTGGGAAAGACCAATATTCTGGATGCTCTTCATTATTTATCTGTAGGGAAAAGTTTTTTGGGAAATACGGATATTAACAATATTAAAGCTGACGAAGATTTTTTTACCATTGACGCGGAAGTTCAGAACGAGGAAAGTGAAGATATTATCAAGATTTCCCAGCCGAAAGAAGCAAAAAAAATCATTAAAAAAAACGATAAAAACTATGACAGGCTTGCCGATCATATTGGATATTTACCCAGTGTGATGATTTCTCCGTATGATTCTAATCTGATTTCCGATTCGGGAGAGAGCCGAAGAAAGTTCCTGGATTCCATGATTTCTCAGACCGATTCTGAATATCTTTTTGATTTGATACAGTACCAGAAAACTATTCAGCAGAGAAACGCTTTGTTAAAATATTTCTCTAAAAACAGAATTTGGGATAAAGATTCTTTAGACATTTACGATGATCCGATCACCCGATTTGGAACAAAAATATTCATCAAAAGAAGAAATTTTGTTGAAAAATTAAATCCTATTGTTCAGAATTTTTACCAGATAATTTCCGGCGGAAAAGAAAGCGTTTCTGTAATTTATGAATCTCACTTGTTTGAAGATTTTGACCAAAATCAGCCTGAAAAAAAATTCTATGATCTTTTAAAAGAAAGTCTGGAAAGAGACAGAATGTTGACATACACTTCAAAAGGCATCCACAAAGATGATCTTCTTTTTGAAATGGATTCTGTTTTAATTAAAAAAATCGGTTCACAGGGACAGCAAAAATCTTTTTTAATTTCTCTAAAATTAGCCCAAATGAGTTTAATTAAAGAATTAACAAAAAAAACACCGATTCTCCTATTGGACGATATTTTCGATAAACTTGATGATCACAGGGTTTCTCAATTAATCGAACTAGTGAATCAAGAAAATTTTGGACAGATTTTTATTACCGATACCCACAGAGAACGCACGGAAAGTGTTGTGAAAAAAATTAATGAGGAAAGCATAATTTTTGAGGTATGA
- a CDS encoding UbiA prenyltransferase family protein: MNFLKILKKSVIDSQFYVSLMGTLFAVFFMEEQNTFRFPTVVLIFITYFSGYLYTKYQYTRHFFKILILNVITGVISAVLIIHNHNEVRLIKWFIIVFLGLLYNSFFLEVYIRKIPFLKVFYVGLIWALVNCWLTLPEFSFPIFFISFFFITALVLPFDIRDMKSDTVETFPKLVGVQNTKYIAYLMVFVSNILSIFYLDLNYSIAFFLAGIITYILIYFSENEKNDAYFSFGVETCSALPFLFLLIMKYF, encoded by the coding sequence ATGAATTTCTTAAAAATACTGAAAAAATCCGTTATCGACAGCCAATTTTACGTATCCTTAATGGGAACTCTTTTCGCAGTATTTTTCATGGAGGAGCAAAACACGTTCCGTTTTCCCACAGTAGTCCTAATTTTTATCACTTATTTCAGCGGTTACCTTTATACGAAATATCAATATACCAGACATTTCTTTAAAATTTTAATCTTAAATGTAATTACAGGTGTAATTTCTGCAGTTCTGATTATTCATAATCATAATGAAGTTCGTTTGATCAAATGGTTTATCATTGTTTTTTTAGGATTGCTTTACAACAGTTTTTTTCTTGAAGTTTATATCCGGAAAATCCCTTTCCTGAAGGTATTTTATGTAGGATTGATCTGGGCTTTGGTCAATTGCTGGCTTACCCTGCCTGAGTTCAGCTTTCCAATATTTTTTATCAGCTTTTTTTTCATAACAGCTCTGGTTCTGCCTTTTGATATCCGCGATATGAAGAGCGATACCGTGGAAACTTTCCCAAAATTAGTAGGTGTTCAAAACACAAAATATATTGCTTATCTAATGGTTTTTGTGAGTAATATTCTATCAATCTTCTATTTGGATTTAAATTATTCTATAGCATTTTTTCTAGCAGGAATTATCACTTATATTTTAATTTACTTCTCTGAAAATGAGAAAAATGACGCCTATTTTTCATTCGGAGTAGAAACCTGTTCTGCACTTCCCTTTTTATTTTTACTAATAATGAAGTATTTTTGA